The Mixophyes fleayi isolate aMixFle1 chromosome 9, aMixFle1.hap1, whole genome shotgun sequence DNA window GATTTCTCTCTCAGACAGTCCTGATTGGGCATCTTGAAATGGGGAGGTGATATGAGGAAGGGCTCCTTTTCCTTTAGGTTGTTCTTAGGCTCTAGGTCATTGCTGACCATGCCCTTCTGATCGATGATTCCTTTTTTAATACCTCTCATGAGCAGCACCAGCCCGCAGGCGAGCAAACACAAAGTGAACAGCCCCAGGCACGCTGCCAGAGCCAAACTGGATGGCGGATCGGCATTATAGGAGGAGGAGGTTGGCTCTTGCACCCTGAACTCACAGCTAGAGCCCATGTACAGTACAGGGCATTGGCAGACATGGCCACTGAAGTGGGTGTAACAGGTGCCTCCGTTCAGGCAAGGTCTGGAGCTACAGGCATCTATTCGCTGGGTACAGTCTTTATTACCATAGCCTAGTGTGCAAGAGCAAGTGTAAGTATTCAGTCCATCCACACAGGTTCCTCCATTAGCACACGGGTTGCTGACACAATCATCAACGTTTACTTCACACTTGGGTCCAGAAAATCCCACTCGACACTTGCATACGACACTGCGCCCAACATCCAAGCAGTGACCTCCTGAACAAAAATAAAGGAAAGATCTCAGTATAGGATTCCAACACTTAAAGTGTTGAAGGATTAGATTACAAAGAGGAATAGGAACATTATTGTTGGCCCACCGTAAAAAAAGATAGATTAAGTTGGTCCACCAAACTAACGGATGATCTAAGTAAAGACTCACCGTTTAGGCAAGGACTACTGGTGCAACGATCAATTTTTTTCTCACAGTTTGATCCATGGTAATTAAAGGGGCATCGGCAGACGTAGCCACCCACGATGCTCTTCTCTACACAGGTTCCGCCGTTAAAACAGGGACCATCGGCACATGTCATGGCACTGATATCACAGTTCTTGCCGTAGAATCCCCGAGGGCACACACATTTGTAGTCATTCTCCAGGTCCTGAggaagggggtgatggaataaACGAAAAAAATATGAGATAGGGCAACATTATTGGAGAGGTCAAAAGACAAATACAGGCGCTTTGACAAACCGAGGGCGAGTTCAAGAAGGAAACAGTATTTGACGTAAAAAATGTATGGGGTAGGTGAGGAAGGAATGAAAGTGGTGTGCAACAGTATACACACAAGTAAGGGAGATAGTGAATACTGGGAAAGAGAGAAGTAGGAAGTATTAGTGACAAAGTAATTAAGATAATGCCACACATTTAAAGTAAGTTTGTAAAAGAGGTTTATGAAGGTAGAGGGGGACAATGTGTGATGACATGAAGAGAAAAGGAGAAGAAGCAATTGATAACCAAGAGCATATATGAAcacacagtactgtgcaaaagttttaggcaggcgTGGAAAAAATGTGCAAAGTAAGAacgctttcaaaaatagaagtgttaatagtttatttttatcaattaacaaaatgcaaagtgaatgaacagaagaaagATCTAAATCAAATTATTTGATTTAGGACAAGTactccaaacatacagccaatgtcattaagaacttcaTTGTAAAGAACAAGGAATcgtggaagtgatgatatggcccccacagagccctgatctcaatatCATTGAGTCTGCCTGGGATGATATGAAGAGATAGAAGGATTCGAGCAACAACcccagaagatctgtggttagttctctaaGATGTTTGAAACAACCTCCCTGATGAGTTTTTTCAAACACTGTGTGcgagtgtacctagaagaattgatgctgtgtTGAAGACAATGGGTGGTCACACCAATTACTGATTTTATTTAGatctctcttctgttcattcactttgcattttgttaattgataaaaataaactattaacacttctatttttgaaagtgtTCAGCATGTTTTTCACACCTGCCtataacttttgcacagtattgtatatccTCAAACACGTATACATATGGAGTTAATGAACAGCCTTTGTAAATAATGGTAATGGAAGTGTGTGAGTGTGGATGTTTGTGTTTGTATAGTTTATAGGAATGTGTCTTCTTGTTTTATCAGCCAATGAGAAACAACATACTGCTATTTTCCTCAATAGAGGAATATGTGTATTTGGAAATGTGAATTTTCATCCATTAATATATAGCATTATGTGTTCTATATCTATGCTAAGAAGCTTGTATATGTACCTGTGTGACAATATGCCTATATCTGTGTTTAagctacatgtcccagcatgctctacAAGCATGTTCAACAGCTACAAAGCTACAAGTTTCCCACGGCTGCGTCCACCCtggcttttttttaaatgaattttacAGGcacttttaacatttgtaaaaagCATGTAAATTAGTCAGACATAGAATACCATTGTTTTCAGGGTTACCATACACATTGGCATTGATACAAGTtgaatgggcagcatggtggcttaagctgggtacacactatagggtttttgttcaataatcagctcaaccagccgacatacgaccgctctttTGAAAGTCggctcagtgtgtgcagtgacacgatggtcgaaagtctactcaaatggacgattgtcgcctcatttggttagtcgtactgttcaatattttcgttacaatctccttttcgttgtgtagtgtgtataaatttccgaccgatccacgacaatccgcttcagtgtgtacgaaattaaaatcattgctcacgacaacatggctgtaaaaagtcgctactgggacggccgctcttccctttatcgtctgaaacaaggctggtgtgtatgcagtccatggaccgagcgattggaccatccatcggatgtaaaatcgatcagtataaaaagttggtggaaaattctgtagtgtgtacctagctttagtggctagcacttgtgccttacagcactggggtcatgagttcgattcccgaccatggccttatctgtgtggagtttgtatgttctctttgtgtttgcacgggtttcctccggtttcctcccacattccaaaaacatactagtatattaattggctgctatcaaatggaccctagtctctcgctctctctctctgtctgtgtgtgtgtatgttagggaatttagatagtaagctcctatggggcagggactgatgtgagcgagttctctgtataacgctgcggaattagtagcgctatataaatagctgatgatgatatgaagCCTACGTCTAGCTTAAATAACCTTTTCACGAGCTCGCTTTGTCCAAACCTAATGTGTAATCTGGATATGTGAAAGAAAATAATGACCGTCCTTCCTATATCATGAAATACAGGCTTGGGTTTGGGCAACAACAAGAACATATACATGAAGAAACAATTGTCCAACAAATATATCCGAGATTTCCCTAAACCTACTCAAGGGAATACTGAACAATggagaaacatttttcttaattttatctCTATGAAATTACCATGAAAAGCATTATAAATGATTTAGTTAACAGATCTAATCTTCCAGATGATTTATCAGAAACAGAggtgaaataataaaaatcactTGTAGATCTTTTGTAACAAGTCAGTTTCTTATTGTTACACCAATGTTCCTGATAAAACATTTACTGTTGAGAATTCCTACAATTCTAGActttacaaacacacatacaaagcaTCTGCAGACAGTAGCATATAGTACATGGTCTCCAGGCAACCTCCACACAGCACTCGTAATCTAAATGAGGACAGTGTTGTCTGTAGACCACAGTTTCTAAACTTCAAGTCATCATAAATTAAATTCAACGTACTGCATAGAGATGATTTATTTGAAATTTGTTGAATGTTAGCCAAGTCGGCGGCCTGGTAAGAAAAATTGGGAAATTCGCATGGAAAATATCAAACGTATTGAGGAAGTGAGACAAAAATAGAACTATTGGGTTGTAATTTTGGAACAACATACAGGAAGTTTGGTCATCTCTAGTACTGGGTTACTCAGCATTGCTTATCAACTAAGTATCAAGATCTGTAGagaactgggcagcacggtggctcagtggttagcacttctgccttacagcacaggggtcatgagtttgattcccgaccatggccttatttgtgaggcgtttgtatgttctccccgtgtttgcgtgggtttcctccgggtgctctggtttcctcccacactcctaaaacatactggtaggttaattggctgctaacaaattgaccctagtctctctctgtctgtgtgtgtgtatgtatgttagggaatttagactgtaagccccaatggggcagggactgatgtgagtgagttctctgtacagcgctgcggaatcagtggcgctatataaataaatggtgatgatgatgaagaggacaAGATAATGGAATGATGTCATAGGACTGAACCTATCAGTAAGATCACCGGTATCCAGAACTGGACCTACCACTTGCAGAGAGATATCTGGAAGTGTTAATTGTGCACAGCACACTGTACAAACTTACGTTACAGCTGCCTCCATTTTTGCAGGGATTACTGGCACACTCATTGCTCTCTATCTCACAGTTGGTCCCCGTGTAGCCAGGACGGCAGTTGCAGGAGTAGCTCCCTTGGCCTGTATTGGTACAGCTGGCTCCATTCCGGCACGGCTTATGGTTAGTGCAGTAGTTCAGATCCTGATTGCAGAACAGTCCTCCCCAACCCTCCTCACAGGTGCACCCGAAGGGCTGGGAGCAGGATCCGTGCAGACAGCCGGGGTATCGCACGCACTCATCGCACAGTCGACCTTGCCATCCCATACGACACTTGCATTCCCCGGGCATCTCGCAGAAACCGTGAGTTTCGCTGCAGCCGGGCAGGCAGATGGCTGCAAAAGAAGATGCAATGCATTATGTGACATTATAAAAGCAAGATAGACATAGATTTTGATTTGCTAATGGTTGATGCCTGTCTCTCACAAACCCTGGCTTTGTGTGTGACaaaattggatgatcaggcaatcAGTTGGACCTGTTCATACAAGGGCAACTTAACTTTATTCTTTGACAACTTATCAATTTATC harbors:
- the LOC142102132 gene encoding uncharacterized protein LOC142102132, giving the protein MTAKAPLFLVVVMILFLPMVHLAGVFELKVHSFSSPRGVCVNGRSCHLFFRVCLKHAQSVVSPDPPCTFGSALSDLMAVEPGAIAASNPVRVPFHFKWPGIFSLIIESWSTHTAEKLTENTNNLLSRLATRRRLSVGEDWSQDIHLGQQSELRYSYHVTCDEHYFGDSCSDYCRPRDDTFGHYVCDQEGKRSCLAGWKGEYCAEPICLPGCSETHGFCEMPGECKCRMGWQGRLCDECVRYPGCLHGSCSQPFGCTCEEGWGGLFCNQDLNYCTNHKPCRNGASCTNTGQGSYSCNCRPGYTGTNCEIESNECASNPCKNGGSCNDLENDYKCVCPRGFYGKNCDISAMTCADGPCFNGGTCVEKSIVGGYVCRCPFNYHGSNCEKKIDRCTSSPCLNGGHCLDVGRSVVCKCRVGFSGPKCEVNVDDCVSNPCANGGTCVDGLNTYTCSCTLGYGNKDCTQRIDACSSRPCLNGGTCYTHFSGHVCQCPVLYMGSSCEFRVQEPTSSSYNADPPSSLALAACLGLFTLCLLACGLVLLMRGIKKGIIDQKGMVSNDLEPKNNLKEKEPFLISPPHFKMPNQDCLREKSRSKQKLLPASDVEEEKDGRRTKSDVRQCSAVGQHQDAVFHPIYLLPGSSEQCVFATEV